From Actinopolymorpha cephalotaxi, one genomic window encodes:
- a CDS encoding serine/threonine protein kinase: MQGDFHVDGYDIEGLLGAGPAGEVWLAREPASGAQAALKRVRPRDTAAQEEAGRIVSALEPLDHPHLLRIREMLPYEREVVFVLDYAEGGSLGQLLLARPALDPGEVVTVATAMAGALEAVHRRGIVHGDVTPENVLFTADARPLLADAGLLRLVEGGEAGTVGYSDPAGHDGTPPTPAGDVYGLAAVCYTALTGATPETGVGRRPLHQMAPGVPPALAHIVEAGLQARPSQRPAMAQFGAQLAAACPTSPVRFPSGSGGGDSAPFGPNLGPGTESGTDLGSDSGTRGGWDPARGSGTRPRAAGPTPPPDFPSAYGDTGAAPAEAGHAPAAEATDSEDSEDTEDTEGVDEARRSGRRRLLLLAGVPVLLVVVAVSGVLGWRAVREPAADPTPTSTMAAMSPAEARWAKVLDDLDVRRARAWKEWKPALLNQVYTPGSVPMNDDLTRLRKYEQGGVTSVDGLRTPIRSLHVVSQGSDRVVVDAESQLQRYRIQIDGNYYPRDGEPPRRFRITLERSGTDGGWLIAASREIAGTTPAEPSR; this comes from the coding sequence ATGCAGGGTGACTTCCACGTCGACGGATACGACATCGAGGGGTTGCTGGGCGCCGGACCGGCGGGTGAGGTCTGGCTGGCCCGGGAGCCGGCCTCGGGTGCACAGGCGGCCCTGAAGCGGGTCCGTCCCCGGGACACCGCCGCGCAGGAGGAGGCCGGCCGGATCGTCTCCGCGCTGGAGCCCCTGGACCACCCGCACCTGCTGCGGATCCGGGAGATGCTGCCGTACGAGCGTGAGGTGGTGTTCGTCCTCGACTACGCCGAGGGCGGCAGCCTCGGCCAGCTGCTGCTGGCCCGGCCGGCGCTCGACCCCGGTGAGGTCGTCACGGTGGCGACCGCCATGGCCGGCGCGCTGGAAGCGGTGCACCGGCGCGGCATCGTGCACGGGGACGTGACGCCGGAGAACGTACTCTTCACCGCCGACGCCCGCCCGCTGCTCGCCGACGCCGGGCTGCTGCGACTCGTGGAGGGCGGCGAGGCTGGCACCGTCGGCTACTCCGACCCGGCTGGCCACGACGGCACGCCGCCGACGCCGGCCGGTGACGTCTACGGGCTGGCCGCCGTCTGCTACACCGCGCTGACCGGGGCGACACCGGAGACCGGGGTCGGCCGCCGCCCGCTGCACCAGATGGCGCCGGGGGTTCCGCCGGCGCTGGCGCACATCGTCGAGGCCGGCCTGCAGGCCCGGCCCTCACAGCGCCCGGCGATGGCGCAGTTCGGCGCCCAGCTCGCCGCGGCCTGCCCGACCTCGCCGGTCCGCTTCCCGTCCGGTTCGGGTGGCGGAGACTCCGCGCCGTTCGGTCCGAACCTCGGGCCCGGCACCGAGTCCGGCACCGACTTGGGCAGCGACTCCGGCACGCGGGGCGGATGGGATCCGGCACGGGGGAGCGGGACCCGGCCGCGCGCAGCCGGGCCGACCCCGCCACCGGACTTCCCGAGCGCGTACGGCGACACCGGCGCGGCGCCCGCGGAAGCGGGCCACGCGCCGGCGGCCGAGGCGACGGACTCGGAAGACTCCGAGGACACCGAGGACACCGAAGGCGTCGACGAGGCCAGGCGTTCGGGCCGCCGGCGGCTGCTCCTGCTGGCCGGTGTTCCGGTGCTGCTGGTGGTGGTCGCGGTCTCCGGCGTACTCGGCTGGCGGGCCGTCCGCGAGCCCGCCGCCGATCCCACACCGACCTCGACCATGGCGGCCATGTCGCCGGCTGAGGCCCGGTGGGCGAAGGTGCTGGACGACCTCGACGTACGCCGGGCCAGGGCCTGGAAGGAGTGGAAACCCGCACTGCTCAACCAGGTCTACACGCCAGGCTCCGTCCCGATGAACGACGACCTCACCAGGCTGCGGAAGTACGAGCAGGGTGGCGTCACCAGCGTGGACGGTCTTCGTACGCCGATCCGTTCCCTGCATGTGGTGTCGCAGGGCTCGGACCGCGTGGTCGTGGACGCCGAGAGCCAGCTGCAGCGCTACCGCATCCAGATCGACGGCAACTACTATCCGCGCGACGGCGAGCCACCGAGGCGTTTCCGCATCACCCTCGAACGCTCCGGCACCGACGGCGGCTGGCTGATCGCCGCGAGCAGGGAGATCGCCGGGACGACGCCGGCCGAGCCGTCCCGCTAG